CTCTGTTCTGGGAGGTAGCTGACAGCAGCATACTCTGTATCACTCGGATTAAGCTCCAAAACTGCTGAAGATCTTTTGGGAAAATCCAGGACGCTGTAGACCAGCGGGGGAGCGGGTGCATTGTTGGATGCCTCAAGTGTTTCCTGTAACAACGATCAAAGTCAAGGTGAATGTTTTCAATATTTACTTTGATGTTTATAGCTGAAAAGACGCAGAAAAAAGATGACTGCGCTCTTACTTGCACTGTGGCATTGGAGCTTTGTTGTTGAGGtgtggtttgtttgtctgcataaGAAGCACAACAGGTCAAATATTGAGTCAGGCAGGCAAATAATCAATGTAATCACTTCAAGACGCAGATATGAATGTAACACTTATCAACAGCTTTGCCTTTTATATGGTGGGGAAAATACAAGTTAATTAAAGGGAAGACAAACTGGTCAGAGCTGAGGTGAAACAACCAGCTTGCAAAAAGATGGTGTTATCATTTTGAAGGAATAGTAATAGTAATTTATAATACTAAGATTATAAATCTTAATATAATTAATAGTGATTCCTGGAGTCGTGGTGACATCACACGTGTTTAAGGAGCTTTGGTCATCCTTTTTTCCTAAACTATATCTGGCATCTGGAGACGTGGCACAGGTGTACTCGGAAAATGAACTATAGTTCATCAAACAGACAAAGAGTTGATAAGTGTGGAAGAATTGGTAACTTCATAGATCCAGACTCACTGGTTCACCTCTTCATACTGGGCATTGCTATGTGTCTCCCGACTCCGAGTCCCTACACACATGGGAGCTGGATCGGTTTTCTCATCcaactatatatatagatatatacattctttttttcttattcaattcaatgatgaatgaatttcaCAGAGGTTTGTAAATTCAAGCCTATTGTATTTCGTATTGACTATGTTGATGTTAGTTTGATTAAGTCTCGCTTAATTATGGATTATTCTTTTATTCATAACTCTATGTGCTATACGGTgcatgtcaataaaaaaaaatcaagtatcCTCTGACAGATCTGCTGTTGTGATATTTGAAGACTCGCAGCCTTATCTGATGAAACCGTCAGCAAAACCGTGCTTCTTAACACACATACGGGAATTCACGGTGTGGTATGTGATATTGCAGAGGCTgtaaaaaaatacttcagagAGGCAATGTTCCTACTCAAAGTAGGCCAGAGGAGTTTGTCTCTAAAAGGGAAAACGCTCTGGTAATAGTGAACAAATAATGCAAGTGACTTTTCGCCCACCCATTTGTGACAATACATTCACGTTTGCATACCATGAGGGAGGACTTCTTCTCAAATGCTGTGAGTCATCATGTATCAAAAGGATGTGAAACTGCAACCTGGTTTGCATTTTTGAGCATCTAACCACATTATTGCAAATTTTTTCCACGGAAAAGCAAATGTTCCTTTTATGTTGCTtcaaaaatgtagaaaataagtAACTCCAACTAGGTCACTCAACAGTGAAAAGTCTCTAAATTAATCTCAGTAACAGCTTACATGTATTATTGGATTCAGGTTTTTGATGTATCAGGTCAAACATCAAATTCACTAGACACTAGCCTAGGACAAGGCAAATACAAAGCCTGCACGAGGAGAGTAAGTTATCTGTGGCAGAGAAGTAGAAGAAGTCTATTTTTCCCTACCTTTGGTTCTTAGGAGACAACAAATCAAAAAGGGAGGTACTGCAGCCAACAGCACCACAGATGAAACCACAAGGACCAGGACGATGtatgaggaaaataaaatatgatttcCACCTTCTATTTCTGCGGTGGCATTCATCATGGGAGGAACTGTAGGAGTTAAAAGGAAATAGTAAAAATATAGATAACATCTCCGCAGGAAATTATTTCATCTCAGTAACATGTCTAGTATTATATCAAGATTACAATTGTTCAAAGGAGAATGAGTGACTGTACTTAGCAACTAAAACAGAattgtttgattacatttttaacgtacaataataattattgttgttttaaatacaaGATGAGCCTTTTACTTGCTCACACACTAATAAAATGTGTAGCGCCAAATAATATTTCTAATAAAGCAAAAATGAGGTTATAACAGCTCTAACAATTTTTATTATGAACAACAATCTATGATCAAACAATATTAATACTTCCCTCTAGAAGCCCATTTCCCACTGAAGATCTAGAATATTTTTatctatataatatacatatatatatatcatataaccCTATTCATACGTAAAAGGTTTTCCCCGTGCTAGCAGTGTGGCACCTTGAGGGAAATATGTGCAACAGAAAGTTGTATTGTTGTGAAGACCCTAATCTTcctatttacatattttacatatttatttaaaagtgaaGGAGGTTGTTCATCTGAAAGGTGTCTGAAAGTTAGAGTCTGATCTTACCTGTGCTGTTTCTGTTTCCGTGCTGATTCCCCCCTCGGACAATCAGCTGGATCTTATTACTTTCAATGGCAAGTCCTGAGTCCATGAACAGAGTGGCCCAGTATATTTGACTGTGGTGGAGTTTGAGATTAGTAATGTGGCATATCACAGTAGTGCTTTCAGGGTAGAGGTCAAAATCGCCCTCATTTGATGAAGTTGTGCCCTTCAAATACTCAGCAACCTTTGTGTGGTTTGTTGAGTAAACTGCAAGCTTTTCTGTGACACTGATATTAAATGTGAATGGAAAGGAGATGTTCTTGCCAAGGTTCCCGGTGACCTGCACTGTGGTGGGGCCTGtatggagacaaaaaaaaggatgcaaTTCAGAGatcaagaatcaggaatcaggaacatttattgcaaaaacATGTTagacaaggaatttgacatggcggttgcataacatcagacagtaagacaatgagacaatggacaacaagacacataacatagtgcaagaaaaaTGGGATGTTTAATTCACAAGTTTACGATGTAActgttataaaataaaatatatagcTATTGGCTAGCGggatatagaaa
This Gasterosteus aculeatus chromosome 8, fGasAcu3.hap1.1, whole genome shotgun sequence DNA region includes the following protein-coding sequences:
- the LOC120824344 gene encoding uncharacterized protein LOC120824344, which gives rise to MVDHIVLKPLGLVLIVTAQMVFNGPTTVQVTGNLGKNISFPFTFNISVTEKLAVYSTNHTKVAEYLKGTTSSNEGDFDLYPESTTVICHITNLKLHHSQIYWATLFMDSGLAIESNKIQLIVRGGNQHGNRNSTVPPMMNATAEIEGGNHILFSSYIVLVLVVSSVVLLAAVPPFLICCLLRTKDKQTTPQQQSSNATVQETLEASNNAPAPPLVYSVLDFPKRSSAVLELNPSDTEYAAVSYLPEQRRV